The Nonlabens spongiae genome contains a region encoding:
- a CDS encoding 2TM domain-containing protein — translation MNNQEEIYKKAKERIHQLRAFYTHFTVFLVIAIPSLIIGWILSKAVFHSFLIGYAGWGLGVLIHAIVTFEIFNFWGKDWEDRKLKEIIQKENQNA, via the coding sequence ATGAATAATCAAGAAGAAATCTACAAAAAGGCAAAGGAGAGAATTCATCAACTCAGAGCATTTTACACGCACTTCACAGTTTTTCTCGTGATTGCTATACCCTCCTTGATCATAGGCTGGATATTATCTAAGGCTGTATTCCATAGTTTCTTGATAGGTTATGCAGGCTGGGGATTAGGAGTGCTTATTCATGCTATCGTAACGTTTGAGATCTTCAACTTCTGGGGTAAGGACTGGGAGGACCGCAAGCTTAAGGAAATCATCCAAAAAGAAAATCAAAATGCGTAG
- a CDS encoding phospho-sugar mutase, translating into MDQDKILSSAQAWTQPPFDEKTVAATQAMINANDDNFKESFYKDLEFGTGGMRGVMGVGTNRINKYTLGKNTQGLSQYLLQEFPDEQVKVAIAYDCRHNSQELAQVVAQVLSANNIKVYLFPELRPTPVLSYTVKKKGCHAGIVLTASHNPPEYNGYKVYWQDGGQLVPPQDKEILNLINKTQFSDINFNGKGELIELLGEEDDNNFIEDSIKSGKIAGDIDRSRLKIVFTSLHGTSITMVPETLKRAGYTDLHVVKEQAFPDGDFPTVNSPNPEEPAALKMAVDLANQIHADIVIGTDPDCDRLGVAVRDNEGNMTLLNGNQTMIAMTDFLLRQTDLGSKKAPFIGSTIVSTPMMHDLASKYEVECKEGLTGFKWIAKMILDHPDQDFIGGGEESFGYMVGDFVRDKDAVTASLLACEMYAFAKAQNSTAYQELLKLYLEHGLYQEKLVSLVKKGISGAEEIKQMMIDLRENSPAQIGGQDVVIMEDYATSKRHNKELDKTEDIDLPKSNVLIFYLADGTKIAARPSGTEPKIKFYISAKTELDSIDNYFAKRQQLFDKMDGILSDLGVQ; encoded by the coding sequence ATGGACCAAGACAAAATATTAAGCAGTGCCCAGGCATGGACACAACCTCCTTTTGATGAAAAAACCGTAGCTGCCACTCAAGCTATGATAAATGCCAACGATGACAATTTTAAAGAATCCTTTTATAAGGATCTTGAATTTGGTACCGGAGGAATGCGAGGTGTCATGGGTGTGGGAACTAACCGTATCAACAAGTATACCTTAGGTAAAAATACGCAAGGTCTGTCCCAATACCTCCTTCAAGAATTTCCTGATGAGCAGGTGAAAGTTGCGATAGCTTACGATTGCCGTCATAATTCGCAAGAGTTGGCTCAGGTCGTTGCTCAAGTCCTTAGTGCAAATAATATCAAGGTCTATTTATTTCCAGAATTGCGCCCTACTCCAGTTCTTTCCTATACGGTAAAGAAAAAAGGCTGTCACGCTGGTATTGTGCTCACTGCGAGCCACAACCCGCCAGAGTATAATGGATATAAGGTATACTGGCAAGATGGTGGGCAGCTCGTACCGCCTCAGGACAAGGAAATCCTTAACCTTATTAATAAAACCCAATTTTCAGACATCAATTTTAATGGTAAGGGGGAGCTTATTGAACTATTAGGTGAAGAGGACGATAATAATTTTATCGAAGACAGTATTAAATCTGGTAAGATTGCCGGTGATATAGATCGCAGTCGTTTAAAAATTGTTTTTACCAGTCTTCATGGGACCAGTATTACGATGGTGCCAGAAACTTTGAAGCGCGCTGGCTATACAGATTTACATGTTGTTAAGGAACAAGCGTTCCCTGATGGAGATTTCCCGACCGTAAATTCACCAAATCCAGAAGAACCAGCAGCTCTGAAAATGGCTGTTGACCTCGCAAATCAAATTCATGCAGACATCGTAATCGGTACAGATCCAGATTGTGATCGCTTAGGGGTCGCAGTGCGTGATAATGAGGGTAATATGACCCTACTTAATGGAAACCAAACTATGATCGCCATGACTGATTTCCTTTTACGCCAGACAGATCTTGGTTCTAAAAAAGCTCCTTTTATAGGCTCGACCATCGTATCTACACCTATGATGCACGACCTGGCGAGCAAGTACGAGGTGGAATGCAAGGAAGGACTTACTGGTTTCAAATGGATTGCAAAAATGATCTTGGACCATCCAGATCAGGACTTCATCGGTGGTGGTGAGGAAAGTTTTGGTTACATGGTGGGCGACTTTGTGCGTGATAAAGATGCTGTAACTGCTAGTTTACTGGCTTGTGAGATGTACGCTTTCGCGAAAGCGCAAAATTCAACCGCCTATCAGGAATTATTGAAGCTCTACCTAGAGCACGGACTGTATCAAGAAAAATTAGTTTCTCTAGTAAAGAAAGGTATTTCTGGTGCTGAAGAAATCAAACAAATGATGATTGATCTACGTGAGAATTCTCCAGCTCAAATAGGCGGGCAGGACGTGGTCATTATGGAAGATTATGCGACTAGCAAGAGGCATAACAAAGAACTGGATAAAACGGAGGATATCGATCTGCCTAAGTCAAACGTGCTGATCTTCTACCTAGCCGATGGTACTAAGATCGCGGCACGACCCAGCGGTACGGAGCCAAAAATAAAGTTCTACATTTCCGCCAAAACCGAGTTGGATTCCATCGATAATTACTTTGCCAAGAGGCAGCAATTGTTTGATAAGATGGACGGCATACTGTCAGATCTAGGCGTTCAATAA
- a CDS encoding DUF4331 family protein has product MKKIALWSCVALCAIAGTIIAADHLDAPAVAGTTSDIADFYAFEGEDDDSTVFVVTLPAGDAASNFDEDVLIEINIDNTGVDTPNGVPSAGVNQDLVIQALRQGDRMYFFGPYTNTSTELTSTIDVDEFTGSVQINSEGGEMNRGVRAFAGQRQDAFFFDFQAFNNVIMNAPAEGFGTTGNNDFASANVNAIVVEVPNSLLGTAPTHLVDQLATAVGLPAFNLPDSYNVWVETKRR; this is encoded by the coding sequence ATGAAAAAAATTGCTCTCTGGTCGTGTGTAGCTTTGTGTGCCATCGCCGGTACTATTATCGCTGCAGACCACCTCGACGCACCGGCTGTTGCTGGTACAACTTCTGACATCGCTGATTTTTATGCCTTTGAAGGAGAAGATGATGATTCCACAGTTTTTGTAGTAACGCTGCCTGCTGGTGATGCTGCTTCAAATTTTGATGAAGACGTGCTTATTGAAATTAACATTGATAACACTGGTGTTGATACTCCTAACGGTGTGCCCTCTGCTGGTGTAAATCAAGATCTTGTTATTCAGGCATTGAGACAAGGTGACCGCATGTACTTCTTTGGGCCTTATACAAACACTTCCACTGAACTTACAAGTACTATAGATGTTGATGAATTTACGGGTAGTGTACAGATCAACTCTGAAGGTGGCGAGATGAATCGCGGTGTACGTGCATTTGCTGGCCAGCGTCAGGATGCATTCTTCTTTGATTTTCAAGCATTCAACAACGTGATCATGAACGCACCTGCTGAAGGTTTTGGAACAACTGGAAATAATGATTTTGCAAGTGCAAACGTTAATGCAATCGTAGTAGAAGTGCCTAACTCATTATTGGGAACTGCACCTACCCACCTAGTAGATCAATTGGCAACTGCTGTTGGTTTACCAGCATTCAATCTTCCTGACTCTTATAATGTTTGGGTAGAAACAAAAAGACGATAA
- a CDS encoding 2TM domain-containing protein → MTIKRFFEIVYASIGIAVGITLINFLFGNYKDGWESTLINFGINLMFSFSLTLVNNWFFHFMDRFYSWERDGMKRLIIGAIGSVFITMITLFLLLFITTVIIYDQTVSAFWDNQQYEWYMVGLLITLAITVIFHAIYFYKELQARKVSEQKVIARSAEAQFDALKNQLDPHFLFNSLNVLVSLIEENPKAATKFTTSLSKVYRYVLEQRNKETVAVDEELNFARTYVHLLKMRFEDSLEIEIPEQSQDPDALVVPLSLQLLLENAVKHNTVSDSKPLKIRIFETGGELVVENNLQPKSVVKKGSGVGLQNIASRYGLLTDRKMSIEKTDYQYKVQVPILNKDEINKSKNHNTMENYSVEDVKMVHARERVKELKGLYNNAFKSVAIILFLVTINFFTSDFPWAIFPAIGISIGLLMNYLRTTDQDVFLGRQWEERKIEEHIRQNSEGITATYQERYTAAKEQVGEIRGFYHHLLIYIVINAGIAYLNYFIDQWAFPWFLFPLGGWGLGVIGHAIGTFNLNPFLSKDWEERKIKEIVEKENNKL, encoded by the coding sequence ATGACAATTAAAAGATTTTTTGAAATAGTCTACGCCTCGATAGGCATTGCTGTAGGAATCACGTTGATCAATTTCTTGTTTGGGAATTATAAAGACGGCTGGGAGAGTACTCTAATAAATTTCGGAATCAATCTCATGTTTTCATTTTCTCTAACGCTGGTCAATAACTGGTTTTTCCATTTTATGGATAGGTTCTACAGCTGGGAGCGGGACGGAATGAAAAGGTTAATAATAGGAGCGATAGGATCTGTATTCATTACCATGATAACACTGTTTCTGCTATTATTTATTACCACGGTTATCATATATGATCAGACAGTATCAGCATTCTGGGATAACCAGCAGTATGAGTGGTATATGGTAGGCCTCCTTATAACTCTTGCTATTACAGTGATCTTTCATGCCATCTACTTTTATAAGGAATTACAAGCCAGAAAGGTAAGTGAGCAAAAGGTGATAGCAAGAAGCGCTGAAGCCCAATTTGATGCACTTAAAAATCAACTAGACCCTCACTTTTTATTCAATAGTTTAAACGTTCTGGTATCACTTATAGAAGAAAACCCAAAGGCAGCTACAAAATTCACGACTTCCCTCTCAAAAGTTTACCGATATGTTTTGGAACAACGTAATAAAGAAACTGTAGCGGTAGATGAGGAACTGAATTTTGCACGTACCTACGTTCATTTATTGAAAATGCGCTTTGAAGACAGTCTAGAAATAGAAATCCCTGAACAAAGTCAGGATCCTGACGCTCTGGTTGTGCCTCTATCACTCCAGTTACTGTTAGAAAACGCCGTCAAACATAATACCGTAAGTGATTCAAAGCCTCTGAAAATTAGAATCTTTGAAACGGGAGGTGAGTTAGTCGTAGAAAATAATTTGCAGCCCAAGTCTGTAGTCAAAAAGGGTAGCGGTGTAGGACTACAAAATATCGCATCAAGATATGGATTGCTTACTGATCGTAAAATGTCCATCGAGAAAACAGATTATCAGTATAAAGTTCAGGTTCCTATACTTAATAAGGACGAGATAAATAAATCAAAAAATCATAACACAATGGAAAATTACTCAGTAGAAGATGTAAAAATGGTTCACGCACGTGAACGGGTTAAAGAGCTCAAGGGTCTGTATAACAATGCCTTTAAATCTGTAGCGATCATCCTATTTTTAGTGACGATCAATTTTTTCACTAGTGATTTTCCTTGGGCAATCTTTCCAGCTATAGGAATCAGTATAGGCTTGTTGATGAATTATCTACGTACAACTGACCAGGATGTGTTTTTAGGAAGACAGTGGGAAGAGCGCAAGATTGAGGAACACATCAGACAGAATTCTGAAGGTATAACGGCAACTTATCAGGAACGCTATACGGCGGCCAAAGAACAAGTAGGGGAGATCAGAGGTTTCTACCACCACCTATTAATATATATTGTGATCAATGCCGGTATTGCCTATCTCAACTACTTTATAGATCAATGGGCGTTTCCTTGGTTTTTGTTTCCGCTTGGGGGATGGGGACTTGGGGTCATAGGTCATGCGATAGGTACATTTAACTTGAATCCATTTCTATCTAAAGATTGGGAAGAGCGCAAGATCAAAGAGATCGTAGAAAAGGAAAACAATAAATTATAA
- a CDS encoding LytR/AlgR family response regulator transcription factor, with protein MRSIIIEDEKPAARRLQRMVTEIDQAPVAVLHNVNDSIEYLKNNDHPDLIFLDIQLSDGLSFEIFDHVEVSSSIIFTTAYDEYALQAFKLNSIDYLLKPIDEEELKAAMDKFSSRFRESEKTTTTVQQLDLESIARLLQNPVDKQYKKRFTARVGEHIKLFPVDEVQLFYSENKGTYLNIENGRNYLIDSKLEALEDELEPQKFYRISRQAIVNVDAIQDIVAYTNSRLQVKIKSFDEFKLIVSRERVKDFKNWINR; from the coding sequence ATGCGTAGCATCATAATAGAAGACGAGAAACCTGCAGCGAGACGCCTACAGCGCATGGTGACTGAAATAGATCAAGCTCCCGTAGCCGTGTTGCATAATGTTAACGATAGCATCGAATACCTAAAGAACAACGACCACCCTGATCTTATTTTTCTGGACATACAATTGAGTGACGGCTTATCTTTTGAAATTTTTGATCATGTAGAGGTGAGCAGTTCCATAATCTTTACCACGGCTTATGATGAGTACGCCCTGCAAGCCTTCAAACTCAACAGTATCGACTACCTTCTCAAACCCATTGATGAAGAGGAGCTTAAGGCAGCGATGGATAAATTTAGTTCACGCTTTCGCGAAAGCGAGAAAACGACAACCACCGTTCAGCAACTGGACCTGGAAAGTATCGCAAGACTTCTTCAGAATCCCGTGGATAAACAATACAAGAAGCGATTTACCGCAAGAGTAGGTGAGCACATTAAACTGTTTCCCGTGGATGAGGTCCAGCTTTTTTATTCTGAAAATAAGGGGACATACCTTAATATAGAAAACGGGAGAAATTACCTGATTGATTCCAAGCTTGAAGCTCTGGAAGACGAGCTGGAACCCCAAAAGTTTTATCGCATAAGCCGGCAGGCGATCGTAAATGTAGATGCCATACAAGATATCGTTGCTTATACAAACAGCCGCTTACAGGTTAAGATTAAATCATTTGATGAGTTCAAACTCATCGTAAGCAGAGAACGTGTAAAAGATTTTAAAAATTGGATAAACCGCTGA